CGAAGAAGTTATTGGTGTCAACTATGTGTGGCTTTGTTACGTTGGCTGCAGCTCCCAGTTATTCCGCTGAGTCGCTTACACGTAAGTTGACTCCGAGATTTTCTCAGAATAGAATTCTATTAGCTTTTCAGATTAAGCGACGCCGCCAAACTGAGCCGACTTATCAGTTTCCCGTTGCACAGTGATGACTTTATAGTCTCATAATAGTAAGAATGGTCCCACGTGTATAAGTAGTTGCAATTGCTGTgtaaccaaaatgagcttagactggtcttgaatCAAACCTCAATGATCGTGCTAACTGGCTCCTGAATCTCAAAGAGTGTTAGCCCATTTTCAGATCCCGATTATCTGGTGCTATTCAATATCtaattgtttttctattcCCGCTCTCAGGCCCTTCGTTTTATGAGATGAGTTTCTGTGGTAAATTATGGCATATTTACGTAGTAATGTTCGTGGCTCGGATCAACTACTACTTTGCGTGGACCATGGGTAAAATCGTGTATTCGTTACAGTAGAATAAGATATATAATCAGTTGTAAAACGGACGTCAAGCCTTCTAATTAAAGGTAGACAAAAAGCCAAATCAGAGAGGTTACAAGATTTATCACTAATGAGATTTATTACTAACGAGATTTATCActgtttttttgtttgtttgattaCTTGGTGCCTTCCCGGTAGGCTGCTTGAATACGATTCAAAAGTGCTCTTTGTTTGATTGAGAATACGATTATTTCGAATGTTTTAAATGATGTGTTGATGTGTGTTTCTAGCTGAAGCTATCTGTCACAACGCTGGATTAGGCTTTAACGGATACGATTCGTCCGGCAAACAGCGCTGGGATCTTATCGATAACGTCGATATCAAACAAGTAGAGGTGAGAAAGAGAAGAACTGATAGTCAGGTCTGAAGTGCCCTTGTAGCCTGGCGCGCATGTATCACCCCTCAAGACGTTTCGATACGTTTTCACCTTCCTTCGAAAGTCCATTGTCTACGTGTTTACCACTCCCCTTAAACATCAATGACCTACAGTAAATCACGCCTAATTCGGACAAACTTGGACCGGTAGAATCGGTCAGAAGATGATTCCGTTTTTGTCCGAGTAAGTCAAAATCCCGAGTTAACCATGTCCAAGTAtggcgaggtttactgtactaACACAGGACGTATCGGTACGTATTTCACGTCCACACTAATTCTCAACCCCTTTTACTGACACGTTTTGTTAATTTCTCATCAATTTTCAGTTATCAACGAATATAAAAGGTATGATAGATGCCTGGAATACGTCAACGACCAAATGGTTGCGGTTTATTGTTTATGATCGCTTGACGAAGTTCCGAACAACCGGTGTGCTGTTTGTGAGCTCGGTTTGGCACGGATTCTACCCGGGTTACTACATCATGTTCATGAACTGTGGAATCCTAACAATAGCAGCACGAAAGGTCAGTCCGTGGACTAGTACAATCCTCTTGCCTCCGATTTCGATAAATTCTCCCCTCGGTACACCCAAATTCCGGGGCGGTCGAAGAGCGGGGATGGGTCGTCATCACGATGAATTGGTTTAAGGAAATTTGTAATGCCGGTGATCAGGTGGGGCACGAGGCAATCCAAGGAAATTGACTCCGGGGTAAATAGTGTCCGCTTTATACATTTAATAAGCATTTCAAGAAAACATGGCTGCTTTCATAAATCCGCTATGTCATAATCGAATTGATGACCAGCGACAGCGGTGACCCGGTGACCGGATGGGACGAATCAGCAGAGACCACCCAGTGTGATGACCAGCGGACCAGTAGAAACCAACTGGTAGATAGACTTTGGTCACTTCCAGAAAAGGTGGCTGCTACGATAAATCTCCATATGACATCATTTAAGTACTCTTTTGAGACACTTCCAGAAAAGATATGCATATACATCACAAAATAACTTTCCTAGAAAAGACGGCTACCTTCATTAGTCTCCTTGGTGATCATCTCATCTATAATAGCCCATATAGACATGATATCTTCGATAGacatgattattgtaatgtTTCAGATGAGGCATCATTTCCGCTGGTATTTCCAAACGTCGAAATCAAAACGAGTTTTCTACGACGTCGTGACATTTATTATAACTCGTCTAGCGATCGCGTATATGGCCGCACCATTTGTCCTACTCGAGTTGATGCCGAGTATAACTGTTCTCAGGTCAGTAACCAAAAAACACATGGGGGATGGTGGGACTTGTAAATTGAATAAAGTAGAGATTTCAAGTTCATCCGTCTATGACCTCACCAGATTGCCTCTACAAGCTTTCATTATGGATGACTGCCTTCATGCtttccctatgacatcatgaatGTGCCTTTTGAGTTtagatggctgcctccataaatccccgtATGATATCATATACAGTATTGACTCTTCTATTTGTTTGCAGGTCGGTTTATTTCTGGGGTAATTTAGTCTCGTTGCCGCCGCTTTTACTGCTAAGCAGACGAAAACATCCGCAGAAACCGACGTCGACGCAGACGACAAAAAATCATACGCAGACGACGACACCGGCACCAGACGACTTAAAATCATcatgaaaattcattaaaaaataaaattaaaaatattaatcgGAAATGTCATCATTCTTATCATCAACGTCATTAGAATAAAAGCGATCGTGTGATAAATATTGATATAGTTTTACaacgaaatagaaaaaaaatatattttaaacggATTTTAAATACCGagtttatagaatattctGTCATCGGGTTTGATGTTAAATATCCAGACGATATCGATATTAGCTGAAGTTCCGATAGATGTAATCGTTTAGTTTATTTATGACGTATATATTAAGCCGTTTATATGTAGATTCAATTACCCCCGAATTACTAATAGTCGGACTTatgctttttttaatttaaattCCTCCCTTGTTTTTATTGCTCTCAGATTTTACGCATTATTTAAGTACTTCCTTATATTGTTTTACGCTGAATAAATTGTACTTCAAATTTGACCATTCTCGACTGTAGAAAGAGGAAGATGTATAGGAAGAAAGGTCATGAATTcgcttatttcatttttgcgccgttaattttcttttaagcAGATAGTATTAAGTACCAGCAGCTGTGTGGAGTAAGGGGTGGAGGTGATTGGGGTAGATTTTTTACTGAATTAAGTGAAAATTCGAGTTTTCGGTTTTATTCACAATCGTGTGTAGAATTCAATGGAAGTTCGGACTATTTTCCGTCAATACTGGCGTCAGACAATTAGGGGAATATCTTTCCTCGCTACCAATTGCTAAATCTTTGATCGAATGATATGGAGATTTTTGTGTTGATAAGCTACACAATACTATAGCAAGGCCCATGCACTAGCAAATACAATCTCAATACGTAATTATGCATGGTGAGACTGGACGAACGCCACTGATGTGAAAATATTCAGAATTCGATGTCAAAGACTACTGgtgcacctggtggatccacGCCACATTAAGTGAATATGAATACTTTATTCTctctaataacaaataaataatacaCACACACATGAATACATTTCGAGAatcaagtggaatcctctctTGCTGCAGGTAGTTGATAtactactgcacactagcacacctggtggatcctcacttaccGCAGTAGCATTTAGTCTTTCCCATTGACAATTAACTTTAAATACGATTTATGGAgctataatttcttacatcaaTAAAAAGTTGTGAACGCTCGTAGTAAAACGCTTTCGATTGGTTTTATTCTTTTTACGAGATCAACAATTTTCGAAACTTACGTCGGATAGAAATGGTTTCTCGAAGTCATTGCACCCTCTGGTGAATTTTCAGTGCAACAAATCACCGGCAAATACTAAGTTggaaaaattcgaaaaaaactgACTGATCGTTCAATATTAATCGTCATTTAATTACATTGATAAACTATACAGAAAATAGCATTGAACACATTTTTGCATCGATTAATTCCAAATTCTTAAACGAGtatagaattttcaagcgcCATCAATAACTGCTGGGCCAAATCATCGTCATCTTCCTCGTCATTCTCAGAGTCGCTTTCATCAGGAGCTACAGCCAGATCGGTTACCTAAAATTCAGTCAAGACGATACAGTTTTAGACCGTGTGCAGATCTGATTCCACAGCTGTTGTACAGATTTCAATAATTAGACCCGAGAATCCAGTACTACAGTTGTTTTGGTTTCATTAAACTCTGGATCAAGTTCTGGAGTTTTGTTTGATCATGGGGTTTCGTTTTATAGTCCAATATGACTCgggatccggttccacagtcgtttcatcctcccccggcagggattcgaacctgatggcatcgagattgccacggcacgaaaccctgccataatcgaccgtgcgcgcagatacatgcgcagttcagatgatgtgatttttagccaatcagaaatcccgttttattttagcccgggttttcccatttatagttctttcttgaaatttgcctcaacgattatacaacgagcaatctcattggtgccgccagttttcgttcggaaagctgcgcatgtacctgcgcacccggtctactgatgcaggggttcgtgccgtggctgagtgtagcgatgccatcaggttcgagtccctgcagagggaggatgcaGTCgtttgggtttaatttgattatgGACGGAGCTCCAGGAGCACGTACCATAACACCGGGGTTTTCATCTGTAAGCAAGCATTCCTGTGACGAGGTGTCGATTTCTACGTAGACCTTCCCGTTCGTGAAAAGGGCCAGTAACAAGCTGACGAACGCGTTCTGAAATGCCCTCTGCTGGGCGAATTTCTTCACTTTACAAACGGCGTTGGCTTTGTCCCTTACATCTGGAAGGAGAAGAAACGTGAGTTCCCACATATTCACCCAGAGTCCGGGCTGCGGTTTTTAATGATAACTATTCAGTTTTTAAATTGGTGTGAACTGAATAGGGGTCTGAGGATGGGCCTGAGACTAAACCTTAAGTCTGACTATGGCCACAACTGACTGCAACAGGAATCCATAATCGATCTGCAGCTAGACCCTGCACTACATAAGACATTCATAGCGCTATTTTTACAACATTTGTACTAGTCCACCTATGCGTTAGGGACTTCGCCggagacatttttaatcgaaaatggACGACATTTACCAGacacatttaaacattttatcaatgCATTTTGAAACAAGTGGTCGtccaaacttcacatttgttCAGCGTTTCACCTCATTTTTACCATGAACATGAACTACTTATTCGACCCGGacatagatattttatcagccACTAAAATCCTCAGACTTCTTTAATAGGAGACGAACTGTACTGTAACAGGCATTAGGCATTGGCTACAACTCACATTGCCATTTCTCTTCAAATACTCCAAAACCCTTAGTCTCAACTCCCTGACTAGGAACGGCTATTTTCATACAGCAGCACGCACTCGCGCTTGAATCAGACGAGATTTCATTCGTCAAATTGACGATTTCCGATTTCCATCCGTTGAAACCTAAGTAATGATTGGCCAGGTCTTTACATTTGGTCAGACTCAGTGGAATCCGATTGCGTTCGCCTGTGGCGGTCGGCTGCATCGGTTTCCTGGTCAACTTTCTTATCTGTAAGAGGGTGAAAATTACACATACACATCTTCCTATTTTTCACTGCATTCAcgatttatttcgaaaatttcGAATACCTTGGAAATTCTTCCATTGATAACTAATTGATTGTTGAGCGTAGCGCGGGCCTTCCTTGCGTCACGTGACGAGTAGAACCAGACGAACGCGTAGAAAGCGCAGCCCCCAGCAGCGTCACCGCTATTATCAGTATAAAACTTGCTCTTGTGAATTGTCACGTTAAATACGAGTCCGTACTTCGAGAATGTATCAAACAGCTGGCTCTGAAAATGTATTAAGTTGGAAAATGTTATCGGAATGGAATACAGTTGCTGTACTCGTGGGTTTTCTGTACAGTATTAGCAACTAGCAGCTGGTGGCAAAGTCGTATCTAGTGCAAAGGTGGTTttgaatcttaagactggtcttaagcgtTAGATTTGCTATAGAATTGAGTTGATTTTAGACTGTGACTATATGTAACGAGGCCCTGGTTTTCCACTGGTCTCAGCTGGTTGTAGCTGGTAATTCCCCACTGGTCTCTAGGCTATACCATCTACCAGTTGGTTTCTACTGGTCCGCTGGTCATCACACTGGGTGGTCTCTGCTGATTCGTCCCATCCGGTCACCTGGTCACCGCTGTCGCTGGTCATCACAGGTCCATCCTGCGGGTCTCTAATACGTAACAAGGTGGTACTGGAACGTATCTGGTCGATTTCGGCCTGCAGCGTACACCAGTTCCAAACGGTTACAGTTTTGGGGTGGAAATTCCTCGAATTGCTACCTAAAGCGCTAACTTACTTGCAATACTTCTGGTTCAATGTCGGCGATGATTTTCGTGATGTAAATAGCTTTTTCCGGATCGTCAGGGCAGAAAAAATCGATGATCTCAACCACTTCGTTCATCTCAAAACGTTCCAACTTTCTGAAATACAAAAGATCATCAGTTACTTGGTCATCAGCCATGAtcatagccgcgatcacacgggcATGTTTGGTCGGGGCTTAATTTGGCCAGGGACAACACTGTTCATACAGGTGCCAAGGGGGCCCGTGTCCGGAATTGATTCACTTCGCTTtctttagtatcgagtgagttgTTTACGTGTGAACACGCTCTCTTAtcaggcacgggccaaaatAAGTCCATGTATTTACCAACTTTCAATTCATGTTCAAAGTTAAATGTCATGCAGTTTTAAGGCAGACCCTAAGTTGCACGTACGTGCCAAGCGCACCTCGACTTGCATGTTATGTCAATGTGGATATTTAGGTTTCAACAACGGCTCTACCTTCTAGATACCGGATCTAGTGTAGGTAAAAAATAGAGCTCTCCaataaaaaatctatcaaataaGACCTTACTGCTAAATCTATTAACAAACAGTAATTGGATTTTGACGTTCATTTGCATTATTCTGTAAACCCGTAAATGTTTATATTCCCCTAACGTCTtctttaaaaacatttcattgtcGACTTCATTTCATGTTACTTCATAGCGTATATCATCAGCTTTTAATAAAGGGACATCGTATCAGACAAATCTTGCGGCCACACGTGATCCAACCTCTCCGATCCACTTCATTGGTGTCTACAACGTCATCAGCTTTAACGCAGATTCAAAGTTCGGATGCTTTTACCCTTTTTCTTGAGCCAATTAAAAATCTAGGAATATTTCTGGGCCTCCAAGAGTTCGACCACCAATCAAGAAAGACAATAAGAACctcttttttatcttcagtaatatttttattttctcgaTATAAAAATTTACCACAAACACAAACGACATCATACAAAACATCATATACATAAAAACATagtctttcatattttcataatattagTTATAAGTAAAATAATTGGTCGACTAATGAAAGAATTAATTAGTCAATTAATCTTTTTCTGGATTAATTCATCGTTTTATCAGCAATTGACCAACGGTAATTAAGAGAATAATTATACAAAGGTTAGAACACAACATAAAGCATTTTTCAGGAGCCCTGGACCTAGAGGGAGAGTAAACCCAGCCCAAGATTTACTCTGCCTAGCCCTGGCAAGCACATTTTTATGCATAGGTATTAACAATGAGGAAGGAATCTTTGATtccaaacaaaaataaaacatcttTACAAAAAACCTTTGTTAaactaaatttcaaatttttaacaTCAAACACCAGAGTttgatggtacagtagactccactcaAATCACGCCTATTTAGACCATCTCAGGGTTGAACgggttatctctgagttaaatgGTTACCTCTGAGTTGAACAGTGATCTCAGAGCTGAACGGGTTATCTCAGAGTTAAACCAACCGTTACCtctgattttttcaaaataatcttcacgtAACACTTTAAATTCACGATCACCAAAGCTATAATTTCAAAAGCACATTTATTGTCGTGAGATTTTCAGTCCGTCCGAAAAAAGCCAGCAAAACCGAAATTTCCCCCGAAGTCCTAAACAAAAGAACGATTTCGAATTTTGctcatatttcaaaaaaaaaaaaccttcaCAATTCACCTGGACTTTGAGCAAATTGTCCGAAGCAGTGATCTACCGGTGGTGACGAGTCAAATAACAAAATTTCTCCAAATCGCGAACGCAATACGGGGGGTTAACATAGACGTGAGTAGACCGGCGATTAGATTGACGCTGTGATTATCGAGTATTCCGACGCCGCTGATCCAGTCGACGTCTTCGCCCGCGTTCTCGACGATGCACTGACGTTCTTTAGAGAAACCTAGAAGAGCGAAATGATGCCGACGAATAATATCTCGCGAGGTTTTGAAGAAAGTTGAAATCAACGAAATTCGTTCGTTCTACAACTGTTCTACAGTATGATCCGCTTAATGCGGATCATTTGCGACCAACACAATTCATCCGGTTTCGggaaatccggattaaaagtaattttcttgtatattaatGAACAAAATGGACTGAAAATAATGTCGGGATCAGATcgaaatccggattaagcggATTTTGCTatatatacattggaagcttgtTACAACAAACCTCAGGATAAAGTTAGCTTTGAGTTGAAACACTTAGCTTCTTGAATTCGCTCAACATGACAATTCCATACCTGAGTATTGAAGCGTAGCTCCAAGTAGTGAATCTATCACCGATCCTAACAATCCGGCAATAGTCGCCACGACGATGACCGGCCATTGTGCGGGGCTGGCGTCCATGTAGTCGGACGGGAGTTGAGACAGCAACATTAAATAGAACGCCACTCCGACGACGAAACCTCCTAAACAACTACTGATCAGCCCGACTAAAGATACACCTCCGTTAGTacctgaaatatatacatcatTTAACAATAAGAAGTTACTGCGGCAATCGAGCATCCACTGGGTGGCGCTAGTGTGAAATCAGATTTCAAAGACCCACTAAGTGGTACAAGGATTTATCTACCCggtatgatgtcataggttATTCAAGGAAAATTTATCCGTTGAAAGTGTCTATAcggacaatttgatgatgtcatatggGGATTTATGAGGGAAGCCATTTTTCCTGAAAGGGGTAGATTGTAAATTGAGGATCTCATAGGGGGATCCATGGAAGCAGTCATAGTAGGGTCCATAGGGACGATTTGACGTccatgtcatagggggattatgGAGGCAGACGTATTTTCAAGAGTGATCTCTAGAAgcaattcgatgatgtcataggtggattTATATGAGACAGCCGTATTTTCATAGGGACAATTCATAATATCAAAGgaggatttatggaggcaacTATTTTTCTAACTGACCTTTAGGCACCGATCTGAGCGTCGTGATAAGGCGAGGTCTCCAGCTCGCGAAGATGACCGTGCCGAGCTCCGAGGCGAGCGTATCTCCGCAGCTACACGCGAGAGCCCCGACCACCGCCATCGACAACCACGACGCATTATATTTACGAGAGAAATCGATGGCCACCTCCGTACAACCGACGTCCATCATGTAGATAATCGCCAGCTCAGTGGCCATACCGCCATTGCATAACACCTGTATCCAATTCCGCTGACCCCCTGAAAAAAAAGGTTCAACTTAAAATAAAAggtaataagaaaaataaaaggtAACAGATAGTTGAGTTAATCCCCTGTTTCAAGTTAAACTGTTTTATGAAACACACATGTCCTAGTTCCATTAATCAGCGTGAAAATCTTACTCAAGAGATGAATACTTTGAaagtgaactaatttcaaaagtTCGAGTTGAATCTTAATACTTTGATCTTGAGCAGCCTTAAGTaggctcagtgagataaggtgTGATGCTCCCGCAATCACAACTATCAGCGCTGAGTAACAAGCGGGTTCGAGTTCCGCTGGCTGCTTAAAGTGTGCGGACTGGGCAACGCTTCAAAGGTCATCCCATtttgaggttaaatgaacaatagGGTTCAAGGCTCGGGAAACCGAGATCCGAACGACATCTGTAATAATGACTTCaaacagagagagagagggagagaagatTACCTTCTTTAAAGTcttcttcaaattttctcttttGGGAACCGCGGAATTTCGTCGCCTTCGACGTCACAGTGAAAAACGCCAATAAACACGCGAAAAAGCAGTAGTTGCTGATCGTCAGCACGAAACCGACGAGAAATgctgaaatagaaaaccaCAAATCTCGGttggttaaaaaaaaaaattccaactTGAAGAAAAAGGCGATTTCTGGTCACGCGTGAACCAGCTCCATTATTCTATGTTGCTTACTATAGAATCAAAAAGCTTTCGAATATGGTTTGTCTCGATATTTGTATTCGAGTGAATTTGGTTTTTACTATCTCAAGCACCCAGTTCCGCAGAAATGAGCTAAGATTCGATTCAGAGTAGCTGGTTCTAGTCTTCTAAGGTTTTTAGATTGGTTTTTCAAGATTTGCTTAGAACGGTCTCAAATCTAAGCCTTGAGTCTGCGCAACTGGGCACAAAACTGATACAGTCAAACCTGCTTAAGTGGTCACATCACTTATTAAAGTCATCCCTATGCTGTTGTCCCAATTGTATTCTACTTACTGAAagtcattatttggataagtcattGACAAACCGGTAACGATTGTCCTTAACCACAACTTAAGCGACGAGtgattgtacatgtatttgtacATATATTGTGTTtcaaacttcagttaattgaAATCTACTAATTTTGGCTCAACATAATCACAAATCAAGTCAATATGATCGAACTCC
This genomic interval from Tubulanus polymorphus chromosome 8, tnTubPoly1.2, whole genome shotgun sequence contains the following:
- the LOC141910348 gene encoding lysophospholipid acyltransferase 6-like; amino-acid sequence: MIHDNRNYVPYLAGTGLLTPIGDFFGLKQYQVNFLTCQFLALLLSYPLRSALSPLKTSSNARLAYELFVGLFLCTFCFGYQIIHFIILSTTCLLILKYYPRRHYRHSIVFSFAMLYLAVTHIHRQVYDYGGYTMDISAPLMIMVQRVTSFSFSVYDGTIPDEKLSGVQKQRAIRTFPSVLTYYSYLMFFQSIMSGPFVFYDDYIAFIHGSNGPKQSSLTATLQQQNGVDSRGSLPDQIEPAPGGVVAKKLLVSTMCGFVTLAAAPSYSAESLTRPSFYEMSFCGKLWHIYVVMFVARINYYFAWTMAEAICHNAGLGFNGYDSSGKQRWDLIDNVDIKQVELSTNIKGMIDAWNTSTTKWLRFIVYDRLTKFRTTGVLFVSSVWHGFYPGYYIMFMNCGILTIAARKMRHHFRWYFQTSKSKRVFYDVVTFIITRLAIAYMAAPFVLLELMPSITVLRSVYFWGNLVSLPPLLLLSRRKHPQKPTSTQTTKNHTQTTTPAPDDLKSS
- the LOC141909620 gene encoding RAD52 motif-containing protein 1-like isoform X2; translated protein: MNEVVEIIDFFCPDDPEKAIYITKIIADIEPEVLQSQLFDTFSKYGLVFNVTIHKSKFYTDNSGDAAGGCAFYAFVWFYSSRDARKARATLNNQLVINGRISKIRKLTRKPMQPTATGERNRIPLSLTKCKDLANHYLGFNGWKSEIVNLTNEISSDSSASACCCMKIAVPSQGVETKGFGVFEEKWQYVRDKANAVCKVKKFAQQRAFQNAFVSLLLALFTNGKVYVEIDTSSQECLLTDENPGVMVTDLAVAPDESDSENDEEDDDDLAQQLLMALENSILV
- the LOC141909620 gene encoding transmembrane protein 19-like isoform X1, whose amino-acid sequence is MSRDVENMFLAKILSLQILLSLIFWLCNLFFHWYGAFDDTNAAVSPWRCLLAFVVPLWIVRRARRHKSLDDSGAITAFLVGFVLTISNYCFFACLLAFFTVTSKATKFRGSQKRKFEEDFKEGGQRNWIQVLCNGGMATELAIIYMMDVGCTEVAIDFSRKYNASWLSMAVVGALACSCGDTLASELGTVIFASWRPRLITTLRSVPKGTNGGVSLVGLISSCLGGFVVGVAFYLMLLSQLPSDYMDASPAQWPVIVVATIAGLLGSVIDSLLGATLQYSGFSKERQCIVENAGEDVDWISGVGILDNHSVNLIAGLLTSMLTPRIAFAIWRNFVI